Proteins encoded by one window of Acuticoccus sp. MNP-M23:
- a CDS encoding DUF427 domain-containing protein — MIRHPDPATPGPGQESVWDYPRPPRLEPVTERVVVRFAGETIADTAHAFRVLETSHPPVYYLPRDDIRIAFVIAEPGQSFCEFKGVASYIGLDVNGRHSERAGWFYTDPTANFRAIAGHIAFYASRVDEAWVGEEAVLPQTGDFYGGWITSRIAGPFKGAPGTRGW; from the coding sequence ATGATCCGGCACCCCGATCCCGCAACGCCTGGCCCCGGACAGGAATCGGTATGGGACTACCCCCGGCCACCGCGGCTGGAGCCTGTCACCGAGCGCGTTGTCGTGCGCTTCGCCGGTGAGACCATTGCCGATACCGCCCACGCCTTCCGCGTGTTGGAGACGAGCCACCCGCCGGTCTACTACCTCCCGCGCGATGACATCCGGATAGCGTTCGTCATCGCCGAGCCGGGGCAATCCTTCTGCGAGTTCAAGGGCGTCGCGTCCTATATCGGGCTCGACGTGAACGGCCGCCACTCCGAACGCGCGGGCTGGTTCTACACCGACCCCACGGCAAATTTCCGGGCAATTGCGGGCCACATTGCGTTCTACGCCTCCCGTGTCGACGAGGCGTGGGTGGGCGAGGAAGCCGTCCTGCCGCAGACAGGCGATTTTTACGGCGGCTGGATCACGTCGCGCATCGCCGGGCCTTTCAAAGGCGCGCCGGGCACGCGGGGGTGGTAG
- a CDS encoding DUF393 domain-containing protein yields the protein MTKLTVWFDGGCPLCRREIALMRRLDRRGAIAMVDVSDQGAACPVDRAALLARFHAEEDGRLLSGAAAFAAMWRAIPLLRPLGLAARNPAVLRALEWVYLRFLGIRPRLQGAVRRWEVLR from the coding sequence ATGACGAAGCTGACGGTGTGGTTCGATGGCGGTTGCCCGCTTTGCCGGCGGGAAATTGCTCTGATGCGGCGGCTCGACCGTCGCGGCGCGATTGCGATGGTCGACGTGTCGGATCAGGGCGCGGCCTGTCCGGTGGACCGGGCGGCGTTGCTGGCCCGCTTTCACGCCGAGGAGGACGGCCGGCTGCTGTCAGGCGCCGCGGCATTTGCAGCCATGTGGCGGGCAATTCCGCTCCTGCGGCCACTGGGGCTTGCGGCCCGCAACCCGGCAGTCTTGCGCGCTCTCGAATGGGTTTATCTCCGGTTTCTGGGCATCAGGCCGCGCTTGCAGGGCGCCGTGCGCCGGTGGGAGGTTTTGCGATGA
- a CDS encoding RES family NAD+ phosphorylase codes for MLSPPPVPLPRPNACRLASGHRLHRVHLAEFTGTAFNPCRGAPTRFAPILDRNGACVPSLYAGSTVEAAIFETLFHDIPPTDRRKTYPRSLLAKRCHSVIVLRRDLTLAELRAPDLRLWHVARTDLVASSPSQYGETARWAEALHHAHPDFDGMIWTSNQCDPADAVVLFGDRIEKADLVLVGTQAGTERAFESEVQRAAMRAGITLTL; via the coding sequence GTGCTGTCGCCGCCGCCGGTCCCGCTGCCGCGGCCCAATGCGTGCCGCCTTGCAAGCGGCCACCGGCTTCACCGCGTGCATCTGGCCGAGTTCACCGGAACCGCGTTCAACCCCTGCCGCGGCGCCCCCACCCGCTTTGCGCCGATCCTCGACAGGAACGGCGCCTGCGTCCCCTCGCTGTACGCAGGCTCGACCGTCGAGGCGGCCATCTTCGAGACGCTGTTTCACGATATCCCGCCAACCGACCGCCGCAAGACCTATCCGCGCAGCCTGCTTGCCAAGCGGTGCCATAGCGTCATCGTGCTTCGCCGGGACCTCACGCTCGCCGAACTCCGCGCGCCAGACCTCAGGCTGTGGCACGTGGCGCGGACCGACCTTGTCGCATCGTCACCGTCGCAATATGGCGAGACCGCGCGGTGGGCCGAAGCCCTGCACCACGCCCACCCCGATTTTGATGGCATGATCTGGACCTCCAACCAGTGCGATCCGGCCGACGCTGTCGTCTTGTTCGGAGACCGGATCGAAAAGGCCGATCTTGTCCTCGTCGGCACCCAGGCTGGCACCGAACGGGCGTTCGAATCCGAAGTGCAGCGGGCCGCAATGCGAGCCGGCATCACCCTGACGCTGTAA
- a CDS encoding LacI family DNA-binding transcriptional regulator: MASIKDVAKAAEVSVATVSAVLNDTAYVSPTLRARVLAAIDKLDYAPSSAARNLKRGRSQLIALVVADLQNPFFARVVCAAEAAVAAWGYNLVVFNSDEKPDNERRVLARIRSLSCDGVIFSPIGAPERYANLNRDVGGAPVVLFGRAIHGQPFDLVTLDNAAAARRVTNYLLDLGHTRIGSMTGPLYLSTAAGRLQGMVDAMAERGLKPDPSHIRSGEFREEVAYSAALDMLRQKDRPSAIYAANGLMALGAMRALDDLSMTCPRDISIASTDSLPGVTGLRPRLTRTEHPMGEMIDQALRFLMERIDAKAPIEARRVVYSPELILGDSCTACTATSGAVPSPA; this comes from the coding sequence GTGGCCAGCATCAAGGACGTCGCCAAGGCGGCGGAGGTATCGGTGGCGACCGTTTCGGCGGTGCTGAATGATACCGCCTATGTGAGCCCGACCCTCAGGGCGCGTGTGCTGGCGGCCATCGACAAGCTCGACTACGCCCCCTCCAGCGCAGCCCGTAATCTGAAACGTGGCCGCAGCCAGCTGATCGCGCTCGTGGTGGCGGACCTGCAGAACCCGTTCTTTGCCCGCGTCGTCTGCGCCGCAGAGGCGGCGGTCGCGGCGTGGGGCTACAACCTCGTCGTCTTCAATTCGGATGAGAAGCCGGACAACGAGCGCCGCGTGCTGGCCCGCATCCGCTCGCTCTCATGCGATGGCGTGATCTTCTCCCCCATCGGCGCGCCGGAGCGCTACGCGAACCTCAACCGGGATGTTGGCGGCGCGCCGGTTGTCCTGTTCGGCCGCGCCATCCACGGCCAGCCGTTCGACCTTGTAACGCTCGACAATGCCGCCGCCGCCCGCCGCGTCACCAACTATCTCCTCGACCTTGGCCACACCCGGATCGGCTCGATGACCGGCCCGCTCTACCTCTCCACCGCAGCAGGCCGCCTTCAGGGCATGGTCGACGCCATGGCCGAGCGCGGGCTGAAGCCGGACCCGTCGCACATCCGCAGCGGCGAGTTTCGCGAAGAGGTCGCCTATTCCGCCGCGCTCGACATGCTGCGGCAGAAGGATCGCCCCAGCGCGATCTACGCCGCCAACGGGTTGATGGCGCTCGGTGCCATGCGCGCGCTCGACGACCTGTCGATGACCTGCCCGCGCGACATCTCCATCGCGTCGACCGACAGCCTCCCCGGCGTCACGGGGCTGCGCCCGCGCCTTACCCGCACGGAGCATCCAATGGGCGAGATGATCGACCAGGCGCTGCGTTTTCTGATGGAGCGGATCGACGCCAAGGCCCCGATCGAGGCGCGCCGCGTGGTCTATTCGCCCGAACTCATCCTCGGCGACAGTTGCACGGCCTGCACTGCCACAAGCGGCGCGGTGCCAAGCCCGGCCTGA
- a CDS encoding sugar ABC transporter substrate-binding protein, which yields MRIIAVAAIAATVAATGAHAQDGEKLLGIVSIAATEANNMRYISGAEAAAKELGWTVSVVDAAGSADQANSAIQNFVGRGADAVIDMVFPYSSIGAGLRAAADAGIPVVTWGGGLGSTVASTNGSGAPIAAPVIEKMLADLGGTGSILALTYRTGEVCRDRETLLDEQLENHPDITVTKNEVRIPGYFEDGAQYANAWLASHPPGDEKLAIWGCWDDPAIGAIGSLRQQGRTDVMVYGVNGNAQALENIKRGHMTATAWEDSYAEGSDMVKRLDEIIAAGDSWEPKAAEVPAVLVTQDNIDAFLKEHPDAYGN from the coding sequence ATGAGAATCATCGCCGTTGCGGCCATTGCCGCGACCGTTGCCGCCACCGGCGCACACGCGCAGGATGGCGAAAAGCTCCTCGGCATCGTCTCCATCGCGGCGACCGAGGCCAACAACATGCGCTACATCTCCGGCGCCGAAGCCGCCGCCAAGGAGCTCGGCTGGACCGTGTCCGTGGTGGATGCGGCCGGCAGCGCAGACCAGGCCAACTCCGCGATCCAGAACTTCGTCGGCCGCGGCGCCGATGCGGTGATCGACATGGTGTTCCCTTATTCGTCCATCGGCGCCGGCCTTCGCGCGGCTGCGGATGCGGGCATCCCGGTCGTCACCTGGGGCGGCGGGCTTGGCAGCACGGTCGCCTCCACCAACGGCTCCGGTGCACCCATTGCAGCGCCGGTGATCGAAAAGATGCTGGCAGACCTCGGCGGGACCGGCAGCATTCTGGCGCTCACCTACCGCACCGGCGAAGTCTGCCGCGACCGCGAAACGCTGCTCGACGAACAGCTCGAAAACCACCCGGACATCACCGTCACCAAGAACGAGGTCCGCATTCCGGGCTACTTCGAGGACGGTGCGCAGTACGCGAACGCATGGCTCGCCTCCCACCCTCCGGGCGATGAGAAGCTCGCCATCTGGGGCTGCTGGGACGACCCCGCCATCGGCGCCATCGGATCGCTGCGCCAGCAGGGCCGGACCGACGTGATGGTCTACGGCGTCAACGGCAACGCGCAGGCGCTGGAGAACATCAAGCGCGGCCACATGACCGCAACCGCCTGGGAAGACAGCTACGCCGAGGGCAGCGACATGGTGAAACGCCTCGACGAGATCATCGCAGCGGGCGATTCCTGGGAGCCCAAGGCGGCCGAAGTTCCGGCGGTGCTGGTGACGCAGGACAATATCGACGCGTTCCTGAAAGAGCATCCGGACGCCTACGGGAACTGA
- a CDS encoding substrate-binding domain-containing protein: MLPSRRLAYHAAAVSLAMGLGAASAHAETFALVTINQQALFFNQINDGAQAAADAAGADLVIFDANNVPSAQNTAIENYITQKVDGIILVAIDVNGVKPAITEAKEAGIPVVAIDAQIPDGDNVSFIGVDNTAAGEEIGKFYADYVASEMDGEATVGVVGALNSFIQNQRLDGFKAAAKAGDAEVTFLDTVDGRNIQDVALGAAENLMTANPTMKTLYATGEPALIGAVSAVESQGRQDDIKVFGWDLTEQAVKGIDEGWVVAVVQQDPAAEGKAAVEALMTLSGGGSVEPIINIPVTIVTKDNVDDFRGMFQ, translated from the coding sequence ATGCTTCCTTCCAGACGTCTTGCCTATCACGCTGCCGCGGTTTCTCTGGCGATGGGGCTCGGCGCCGCATCCGCCCATGCTGAAACATTCGCTCTGGTGACGATCAATCAGCAGGCGTTGTTCTTCAACCAGATCAACGATGGCGCGCAGGCAGCGGCCGACGCTGCCGGTGCCGATCTCGTAATTTTTGACGCCAACAATGTTCCCTCCGCGCAGAACACGGCAATCGAAAACTACATCACCCAGAAGGTGGACGGCATCATCCTCGTCGCCATCGACGTGAACGGCGTGAAACCAGCCATCACCGAGGCGAAGGAGGCCGGCATTCCCGTCGTCGCGATCGACGCGCAGATCCCGGACGGCGACAACGTCTCCTTCATCGGCGTCGACAACACCGCAGCCGGCGAGGAGATCGGCAAGTTCTACGCTGACTATGTGGCCTCCGAGATGGACGGCGAGGCAACCGTCGGCGTTGTCGGCGCGCTCAACTCCTTCATCCAGAACCAGCGGCTCGACGGTTTCAAGGCTGCTGCAAAAGCCGGCGACGCCGAGGTGACGTTCCTCGACACCGTCGACGGCCGCAACATTCAGGACGTTGCGCTGGGCGCCGCGGAAAACCTGATGACCGCCAACCCCACCATGAAGACGCTCTACGCCACCGGCGAGCCCGCGCTGATCGGCGCCGTCTCCGCCGTGGAAAGCCAGGGCCGCCAGGACGACATCAAGGTGTTCGGCTGGGACCTGACCGAGCAGGCGGTGAAGGGGATCGACGAAGGCTGGGTGGTTGCCGTCGTCCAGCAGGACCCGGCTGCAGAGGGCAAGGCCGCCGTCGAGGCACTCATGACCCTTTCGGGGGGCGGTTCGGTGGAGCCGATCATCAACATCCCGGTCACCATCGTCACCAAGGACAATGTCGACGACTTCCGCGGCATGTTCCAGTAA
- a CDS encoding sugar ABC transporter ATP-binding protein — MVAEGVAKAYGGVQALKGVSLGVRAGEVHGLVGANGAGKSTLIKILAGLTAADAGRISVDGKAVSIDTPHDASALGMSFIHQELAFIPEMSVIENIMLGIPKPSRLGVIDWRAIERDVAPVAERVGLKVPLRAKARTLSTAEAWLVNICRALVKKCRLLVMDEPTASLSAREAERLLEIVEDLSRSGVAVLYVSHRLDEILRLCHTVTAFRDGESVAALSGDDLTREALMDAIVGGSAPTMPAEARVNHERATVALDVRGLARAPMVKGVDLRLHDGEVLGIGGLVGAGRSELARLIYGVDRPHEGVMTLRGEPYAPASPTQAVRAGLGFVPEERRSEGLILTKSVAFNMQLANLANIVRSPVPLIDYGKRRSQTEEIVRSLAVKTPDIETHVGRLSGGNQQKVVIGRWLLRRPEVLILDEPTRGVDVGARGEIHRLIRAIAADGMAVIVISSEPDELPDLCDRVLVMVEGRIVQELSGEEMTRNAIISASYASAT; from the coding sequence TTGGTCGCGGAGGGGGTCGCCAAGGCTTATGGCGGCGTCCAGGCCCTGAAGGGCGTTTCGCTCGGGGTGCGGGCGGGCGAGGTCCATGGCCTCGTCGGTGCCAACGGGGCCGGCAAGTCCACCCTCATCAAGATTCTGGCCGGTCTCACCGCGGCCGATGCCGGGCGGATCAGTGTGGATGGCAAGGCGGTTTCCATCGACACGCCGCACGACGCGAGCGCGCTGGGGATGAGCTTCATCCACCAGGAACTCGCCTTCATTCCCGAGATGAGCGTGATCGAGAACATCATGCTCGGCATCCCCAAGCCCTCGCGGCTGGGCGTGATCGACTGGCGCGCCATCGAGCGCGACGTCGCGCCGGTTGCCGAACGGGTAGGCCTCAAGGTGCCGCTCCGCGCCAAGGCACGCACGCTGTCCACGGCCGAGGCGTGGCTCGTCAACATCTGCCGCGCGCTGGTGAAGAAGTGCCGCCTTCTGGTGATGGACGAGCCGACGGCCTCCCTCTCCGCGCGCGAGGCGGAGCGCCTTCTGGAAATCGTCGAGGACCTGTCGCGCTCCGGCGTCGCGGTCCTCTACGTCTCCCACCGGCTCGACGAGATCCTGCGCCTTTGCCACACCGTCACCGCCTTTCGCGACGGCGAATCGGTCGCGGCACTCTCCGGCGACGACCTCACCCGCGAAGCGCTGATGGACGCCATTGTCGGCGGCAGCGCCCCGACGATGCCGGCCGAAGCGCGCGTCAACCATGAGCGCGCCACCGTGGCGCTGGACGTCCGCGGCCTTGCGCGCGCACCGATGGTGAAGGGTGTCGACCTCAGGCTCCACGATGGCGAGGTGCTGGGCATCGGCGGCCTGGTCGGCGCCGGCCGGAGCGAGCTGGCGCGCCTCATCTACGGCGTCGACCGGCCGCACGAAGGCGTCATGACCCTGCGCGGCGAGCCTTATGCGCCGGCAAGCCCCACCCAGGCTGTGCGTGCGGGCCTCGGGTTCGTGCCGGAGGAGCGGCGCTCCGAAGGGCTGATCCTCACCAAAAGCGTCGCGTTCAACATGCAGCTCGCCAACCTTGCGAATATCGTGAGGAGTCCCGTGCCGCTGATCGACTATGGCAAGCGGCGCTCGCAGACCGAGGAGATCGTCCGCAGCCTCGCGGTGAAGACGCCGGACATCGAAACCCACGTCGGACGCCTCTCGGGCGGCAACCAGCAGAAGGTGGTCATCGGCCGCTGGCTCCTGCGCCGCCCCGAGGTGCTGATCCTCGACGAACCCACCCGCGGCGTCGATGTCGGCGCCAGAGGCGAAATCCACCGCCTGATCCGCGCCATCGCCGCCGATGGCATGGCCGTCATCGTCATCTCTTCCGAACCGGACGAACTCCCCGACCTTTGCGACCGTGTGCTCGTGATGGTCGAGGGCCGCATCGTGCAGGAACTTTCCGGGGAAGAGATGACCCGCAACGCCATCATCAGCGCCAGCTACGCGTCAGCCACCTGA
- a CDS encoding phosphotriesterase-related protein has product MTDIGVHSGTVMTVTGPVPVDALGVTLMHEHILLDGDRAWRPTPGLDPALTDSPVSLEIYGELRMNPYMNRDNVSLRSEDDAVAELGQFRDLGGRTVVDPTNIGIGRNGPALRRISEATGLKIVMGSGFYLEFSHPEWFAAMDVEALADLIVADCGGGPEAPEVTAGLIGEIGVSKDFTPAERKSLTAAARASARTGVPLMVHLPGWERLAHQVLDVAEGEGVDLRHLVLCHMNPSHSDLAYQTSLADRGAYLEYDMIGMDYYYADQDAQSPSDEENARAIRTLVDAGHADRVLLSQDIFLKMMLSRYGGFGYGYILRHFVPRLMRHGVDKAVIDAMLTDNPRRVFGG; this is encoded by the coding sequence ATGACCGACATCGGCGTCCACTCCGGCACGGTGATGACCGTGACCGGCCCCGTCCCGGTGGACGCCCTCGGCGTCACCCTGATGCACGAGCACATCCTCCTCGACGGGGACCGCGCATGGCGCCCCACCCCCGGCCTCGACCCGGCGCTGACCGACAGCCCCGTCAGCCTCGAAATCTACGGCGAATTGCGGATGAACCCGTACATGAACCGCGACAACGTCTCGCTGCGCAGCGAGGACGACGCGGTCGCCGAACTTGGCCAGTTCCGCGATCTGGGCGGCCGCACCGTGGTGGACCCGACCAACATCGGCATCGGCCGCAACGGCCCGGCGCTTCGCCGCATTTCCGAAGCGACGGGCCTGAAGATCGTGATGGGCAGCGGTTTTTATCTGGAATTCAGCCACCCCGAATGGTTCGCGGCAATGGACGTGGAGGCGCTTGCCGATCTTATCGTTGCCGATTGCGGCGGCGGCCCCGAGGCGCCCGAGGTCACGGCAGGGCTGATCGGCGAAATCGGCGTGTCCAAGGATTTCACGCCGGCCGAGCGCAAGTCGCTGACGGCGGCGGCGCGGGCGTCTGCGCGCACCGGCGTGCCTTTGATGGTGCACCTGCCGGGCTGGGAGCGGCTGGCCCATCAGGTGCTGGACGTTGCCGAAGGGGAGGGGGTGGACCTGCGCCATCTGGTCCTGTGCCACATGAACCCCAGCCACAGCGACCTCGCTTACCAGACCAGCCTTGCCGATCGCGGCGCCTACCTCGAATACGACATGATCGGCATGGATTATTATTATGCCGACCAGGACGCCCAGTCCCCGTCAGACGAGGAGAATGCACGCGCCATCCGAACGCTGGTGGACGCCGGCCATGCGGACCGGGTGCTCCTGTCGCAGGATATCTTCCTCAAGATGATGCTGAGCCGTTATGGCGGCTTCGGCTACGGCTATATCCTGCGCCACTTCGTGCCGCGCCTGATGCGCCACGGCGTGGACAAGGCGGTGATCGACGCGATGCTGACGGACAATCCGCGCCGGGTGTTCGGCGGCTGA
- a CDS encoding PfkB family carbohydrate kinase — protein MAVHVVGNICIDWRFALPHLPRAGETANADALSFDLGGKGALQAIATARTGASVHLWAAVGEDAEAATIRSLLEGAGLSADRLTAVDAATDRSVILVEAGGENAIVSAVAAARAFRPAMAALLMVAEPGDFLLMQNNLAPAVTEAAMAAARARGLKTVWNPSPVNAGAARLNVDLAIVNRGEGEALTGATDPAAMLPGLCERGAGAAIVTLGSGGAAVLAAADRAPVMVPVAPVAAVDTSGAGDVFCGVVVGALHAGRSLEDAARIATAAARLCVTRPGTAASIPTAAEIAALTVK, from the coding sequence ATGGCGGTCCACGTCGTCGGCAACATCTGTATCGACTGGCGCTTTGCCCTGCCGCACCTGCCGCGTGCGGGTGAGACCGCCAACGCCGATGCCCTGTCGTTCGACCTTGGCGGCAAGGGCGCGCTCCAGGCGATTGCCACCGCCCGCACCGGCGCGTCCGTCCACCTCTGGGCCGCTGTGGGCGAAGACGCCGAAGCCGCCACCATTCGAAGCCTGCTGGAGGGCGCCGGGCTTTCCGCCGATCGCCTGACCGCCGTGGACGCTGCGACCGACCGCTCGGTCATCCTGGTGGAGGCGGGCGGGGAGAATGCCATTGTGTCCGCCGTGGCGGCGGCGCGCGCGTTCCGTCCCGCGATGGCCGCCTTGCTGATGGTGGCCGAGCCGGGCGACTTTCTTCTGATGCAAAACAACCTCGCGCCGGCGGTGACAGAGGCCGCAATGGCAGCTGCGCGCGCGCGAGGCCTCAAAACGGTGTGGAACCCGAGCCCGGTGAATGCGGGCGCTGCGCGGTTGAACGTGGACCTTGCCATCGTCAACCGCGGCGAAGGCGAGGCGCTGACGGGCGCAACCGACCCCGCCGCAATGCTGCCGGGCCTGTGCGAGCGCGGGGCAGGGGCTGCCATCGTCACCCTCGGGTCCGGCGGTGCGGCCGTGCTGGCGGCGGCGGACAGGGCGCCGGTAATGGTGCCGGTGGCGCCGGTTGCGGCGGTCGACACCAGCGGCGCGGGCGATGTGTTCTGCGGCGTGGTGGTCGGCGCGCTCCATGCCGGGCGTTCCCTCGAAGACGCAGCGCGGATCGCCACCGCCGCAGCGCGCCTGTGTGTGACCCGCCCCGGCACCGCCGCGTCGATCCCGACCGCGGCGGAGATTGCCGCGCTCACCGTCAAGTGA
- a CDS encoding ABC transporter permease, which produces MSDNDALHSAGSAPRVRKVRLADRLREAGGTASIAVFFVAIVIIFSLSTDVFLSSANALNVLRQAAPLLIVAAAMTFVITTGGIDLSVGSVLALVCALSAAMLQADIPWPVTIVAMLALGALIGAAQGFLIAYEGIPAFIVTLAGLSIFRGLALLITGGYSIPISPDTAFVFLGRGWALGVPVPAWIALGCLIVAFLIYGGTRFGRYVTGIGANAEAVRRAGVNVARMRLSVYAISGAAAALAGIILAGRLGSGSSNAGQGFELEVIAAVVLGGTSLFGGRGSILGTVLGALTVSVIANGLILLHMSPFLTPIVTGCIILIAIWLNFRLFRTAGSKT; this is translated from the coding sequence ATGAGCGACAACGACGCCCTTCACAGCGCAGGCAGCGCCCCGCGTGTGCGCAAGGTGCGGCTGGCGGACCGTCTGCGCGAAGCGGGCGGCACGGCCTCCATTGCGGTGTTCTTCGTCGCCATCGTCATCATCTTCAGCCTGTCGACGGATGTGTTCCTGTCGTCCGCCAACGCGCTCAACGTGCTTAGGCAGGCAGCGCCGCTCCTGATTGTCGCCGCTGCGATGACGTTCGTCATCACCACCGGCGGGATCGACCTTTCGGTCGGCTCCGTGCTCGCGCTCGTGTGCGCGCTGTCGGCCGCCATGCTGCAGGCGGACATCCCCTGGCCGGTCACGATTGTCGCGATGCTTGCGCTCGGCGCCCTCATCGGCGCGGCGCAGGGGTTTCTCATCGCCTACGAGGGTATTCCGGCGTTCATCGTCACGCTTGCGGGTCTCTCGATCTTCCGCGGCCTCGCGCTGCTGATTACAGGCGGCTACTCGATCCCCATTTCGCCGGATACGGCGTTCGTGTTTCTGGGGCGCGGCTGGGCGCTGGGCGTGCCGGTGCCCGCGTGGATCGCGCTTGGCTGCCTGATCGTCGCGTTTCTCATCTATGGCGGGACGCGGTTCGGGCGCTACGTCACCGGCATCGGCGCCAACGCGGAAGCGGTGCGGCGGGCCGGCGTCAATGTCGCGCGGATGCGGCTTTCGGTCTACGCCATCTCCGGCGCTGCGGCGGCGCTGGCCGGCATCATCCTCGCCGGCCGGCTCGGCTCCGGCTCGTCCAACGCGGGGCAGGGCTTCGAGCTTGAGGTGATTGCCGCCGTGGTGCTCGGCGGCACGTCTCTCTTCGGCGGACGCGGGTCGATCCTCGGCACGGTGCTGGGCGCGCTCACGGTGTCGGTGATCGCCAACGGGCTCATCCTCCTCCACATGTCCCCGTTCCTGACCCCGATCGTCACCGGGTGCATCATCCTCATCGCGATCTGGCTTAATTTCCGCCTGTTCCGCACCGCCGGGAGCAAGACATGA
- a CDS encoding ATP-binding cassette domain-containing protein translates to MTSPDRVRMSGIAKRYGPILSLDDVSLRVAPGEVLGLVGDNGAGKSTLSKILSGAEVPDRGTVEIDGAPVRFASPMDARAAQVEMVYQDLSLCDTIDVAGNIFLGRELQRRVAAFPFLAKRAMHAEAKAMLDALGIVIPDTRQKVENLSGGQRQSVAIARAVSFDPKVLIMDEPTAALAVAEVEAVLDLIRTVSARGVSVILITHRLQDLFLVCDRIQVMYEGRNVAERRIADTDIEEVVNLIVGRKFDARSARHDKSPAA, encoded by the coding sequence ATGACGAGCCCCGACCGCGTGCGCATGAGCGGCATCGCCAAGCGCTACGGCCCGATCCTGTCGCTCGACGACGTGTCGCTCCGGGTCGCGCCCGGCGAGGTGCTCGGCCTCGTCGGCGACAACGGGGCCGGCAAGTCGACCCTCTCCAAGATCCTGTCCGGCGCAGAAGTGCCGGACAGGGGCACCGTCGAGATCGATGGGGCGCCCGTCCGGTTCGCCTCGCCGATGGATGCGCGGGCGGCGCAGGTGGAGATGGTCTACCAGGACCTCTCGCTGTGCGACACGATCGACGTTGCCGGCAACATCTTCCTCGGCCGCGAGCTGCAACGGCGCGTTGCCGCCTTTCCCTTCCTCGCCAAGCGCGCCATGCACGCCGAGGCCAAGGCGATGCTCGATGCGCTCGGCATCGTCATCCCCGATACGCGGCAGAAGGTGGAGAACCTGTCCGGCGGGCAGCGCCAGTCGGTCGCCATCGCGCGCGCCGTCTCGTTCGACCCCAAGGTCCTCATCATGGACGAGCCGACGGCAGCGCTTGCCGTTGCCGAGGTGGAGGCGGTGCTCGACCTCATCCGCACCGTGTCGGCGCGGGGCGTCAGCGTCATCCTCATCACCCACCGGCTGCAGGACCTCTTCCTGGTGTGCGACCGCATCCAGGTGATGTACGAGGGCCGCAACGTCGCAGAGCGGCGCATTGCAGACACCGACATCGAGGAGGTGGTCAACCTCATCGTCGGCCGGAAGTTCGATGCCCGCTCCGCCCGCCACGACAAGAGCCCCGCAGCATGA
- a CDS encoding glutamine amidotransferase translates to MAQKSVLLVGESWVSSSTHYKGFDQFGSVSFHLGAEPLVAALKGTAFDLTYMPAHEAANDLPFDREGLAKFDAIIISDIGANTILLPPAVFLESRTMPNRLKLIRDWTADGGGLMMIGGYLSFQGIDGRARWRRTPVEEALPVTCLPWDDRIEIPEGVTPDLLAEHPVLEGLSGAWPPLLGINEVEPKDGATVLARLPQSEGGHPLLVLGEHGKGRSAAWTSDIGPHWLSKEFCDWEGYKTLWVNLLTWLTEER, encoded by the coding sequence ATGGCACAAAAGTCCGTCCTCCTCGTCGGCGAGAGCTGGGTCAGCTCCTCCACCCACTACAAGGGCTTCGACCAGTTTGGCTCCGTCTCCTTCCATCTGGGCGCAGAGCCGCTGGTGGCTGCGCTGAAGGGCACGGCGTTCGACCTCACCTACATGCCCGCGCACGAGGCCGCGAACGACCTGCCGTTCGACCGCGAAGGTCTGGCGAAGTTCGACGCCATCATCATTTCGGACATTGGGGCCAACACCATTCTCCTGCCGCCGGCGGTGTTCCTCGAAAGCCGGACCATGCCCAACCGGCTGAAGCTGATCCGCGACTGGACGGCCGATGGCGGCGGGCTGATGATGATTGGCGGCTACCTCTCCTTCCAGGGGATCGACGGGCGCGCCCGGTGGCGCCGCACCCCGGTGGAGGAGGCCCTCCCCGTCACCTGCCTGCCGTGGGACGACCGGATCGAGATTCCCGAGGGCGTGACACCAGACCTCCTCGCCGAGCACCCCGTGCTGGAAGGCCTTTCCGGCGCGTGGCCGCCGCTCCTCGGCATCAACGAGGTGGAGCCGAAGGACGGGGCGACGGTCCTTGCACGGCTGCCGCAATCGGAAGGCGGACATCCGCTTCTGGTCCTCGGCGAGCACGGCAAGGGCCGCTCCGCCGCGTGGACGTCCGACATCGGGCCACACTGGCTGTCCAAGGAATTCTGCGACTGGGAGGGCTACAAGACGCTGTGGGTGAACCTCCTCACCTGGCTCACCGAGGAGCGCTGA